From the genome of Muricauda sp. SCSIO 64092, one region includes:
- a CDS encoding type II toxin-antitoxin system HipA family toxin → MAEGKFDIYVFADWVGLESPTLIGTLSAHFAKGKKAFSFEYDKNWLKTDGQRLLDPDIEFYSGPQFPANKENFGIFLDSMPDTWGKTLMKRRAAQEARANNEKPKTLYEIDFLLGVFDESRMGALRFKTNLDGPFLDNDAQTPTPPWSSLGDLQEAAKQLESDDQSEAVRKWIAVLIAPGSSLGGARPKANVFDTKKNLWIAKFPSKTDTIDKALWEFLAYRMATASGIPMAASKVEKISGQYHTFLTKRFDRENNKRIHFASAMTMTGNTEDSIKDASPSYLEIVEFIENYGVDVKANLHQLWRRIVFNIAISNTDDHMRNHGFILSNKGWVLSPAYDLNPSIDKDGLSLNIDMDDNALDFDLAKSVGEYFRLNEDEMQAILNEVLSVVKNWKTMAKEIGIKNAEIELMERAFLA, encoded by the coding sequence ATGGCTGAGGGAAAATTTGACATATACGTTTTTGCGGATTGGGTAGGCTTGGAAAGTCCGACCCTCATTGGTACGCTTTCTGCCCATTTTGCCAAGGGAAAGAAAGCGTTCAGTTTTGAATATGACAAAAATTGGCTAAAGACTGATGGACAAAGGCTTTTGGATCCGGATATTGAATTTTATTCCGGGCCACAGTTTCCAGCCAACAAAGAGAATTTTGGGATCTTCCTCGACAGTATGCCGGACACTTGGGGCAAAACCTTGATGAAGCGTAGGGCAGCACAAGAAGCAAGAGCAAATAATGAAAAACCGAAGACCCTTTATGAGATTGATTTTTTGCTCGGTGTGTTTGACGAAAGCCGGATGGGAGCCTTGCGTTTTAAAACGAATTTGGATGGGCCCTTTTTGGATAATGATGCCCAGACCCCTACACCGCCTTGGTCATCATTGGGCGATTTGCAGGAGGCCGCTAAACAACTGGAAAGTGATGATCAAAGTGAAGCTGTCAGAAAATGGATAGCAGTTTTAATTGCACCGGGTTCATCTTTGGGTGGTGCCAGGCCCAAAGCCAATGTTTTCGACACAAAAAAAAATCTATGGATTGCGAAGTTTCCATCAAAAACCGATACCATTGACAAAGCACTGTGGGAGTTTTTAGCCTATCGGATGGCCACAGCTTCGGGTATCCCAATGGCGGCATCCAAAGTTGAAAAAATCAGCGGCCAATACCATACTTTCCTGACCAAAAGATTTGATAGGGAAAATAATAAGCGGATACACTTTGCCTCGGCAATGACAATGACCGGTAATACCGAGGATTCCATAAAAGATGCCTCACCTAGTTATCTTGAGATTGTGGAATTCATAGAGAACTATGGTGTTGATGTTAAAGCGAATTTGCATCAATTATGGCGACGGATAGTATTCAATATTGCTATTTCCAACACGGACGACCACATGCGAAATCATGGATTTATCCTGTCCAATAAAGGTTGGGTGTTATCGCCGGCTTACGATTTAAACCCATCCATAGATAAGGATGGGCTTTCCTTAAATATCGATATGGATGATAATGCTTTGGATTTTGATTTGGCGAAAAGCGTGGGTGAATACTTTCGCTTAAACGAAGATGAGATGCAGGCCATTCTGAATGAAGTTCTGTCAGTAGTTAAGAACTGGAAAACCATGGCCAAGGAAATAGGGATAAAAAATGCAGAAATAGAACTGATGGAAAGGGCTTTTCTGGCTTAA
- a CDS encoding helix-turn-helix transcriptional regulator, translated as MNSRKAIVLPKHQKVFDQLGENIKLARKRRKLTTEQVSERAGIHRATLYRIEKGDPAVAIGLYFNVLRVMNLQDDFLKLANDDAFGRKLQDLDLL; from the coding sequence ATGAATTCAAGAAAGGCAATTGTACTACCAAAACATCAAAAGGTTTTTGACCAATTGGGTGAAAACATTAAGCTAGCAAGAAAGAGGAGAAAGCTCACGACGGAGCAGGTCTCTGAACGTGCGGGCATTCACAGGGCCACTCTTTATCGCATAGAAAAAGGCGATCCGGCCGTGGCCATTGGGCTGTATTTTAATGTACTTAGGGTAATGAATCTTCAGGACGATTTTTTGAAGTTGGCCAATGATGATGCATTCGGTAGAAAATTACAAGACTTGGATTTATTATAA
- a CDS encoding IS256 family transposase has product MEDYKKQFLESGVLDGIKTQEELSELLNGLHTAALEAMLHGEMDTHLGYPKNAKNNSTNARNGTSKKNLKTQYGKAELNVPRDREGSFEPVVVPKRQGMASPIEKIVISLYAKGMSVSDIEEELQEIYGYKLSTSAISIITDRVHQEALDWQNRPLESVYCVVWMDGMVFKVRQSGKVINKTIYLAVGLNRDGYKEVLGMWLGHNESAAFWQGVLTDLKALGVEDILITVTDNLNGFTQSINNVFPNADTQICVVHQIRNSARYVVWKDKKDFTADMKHIYNAPNRETAAQELERFAEKWNDKYPYAIRSWRNNWDELTVFFDFPLEIRKIIYTTNLIENLNGKIRKYTKNKMAFPTDGALKKSVYLSLLQISKKWTQPIHNWGLILNQFLVIFEKRVQL; this is encoded by the coding sequence ATGGAAGATTACAAGAAACAATTTTTGGAGAGTGGGGTACTAGATGGCATCAAGACCCAAGAAGAACTCTCAGAACTGCTCAACGGCCTACATACGGCCGCACTCGAAGCCATGCTGCATGGTGAGATGGACACCCACCTGGGCTATCCCAAGAACGCCAAGAACAATTCGACCAATGCCCGCAACGGTACATCGAAGAAGAACCTTAAGACACAGTATGGAAAGGCGGAACTGAACGTTCCCCGTGACCGCGAGGGCAGTTTTGAGCCCGTTGTGGTGCCCAAACGCCAGGGCATGGCCTCGCCCATCGAAAAGATTGTGATATCACTCTATGCCAAGGGCATGAGCGTATCGGATATCGAGGAGGAACTACAGGAGATATACGGCTACAAGCTATCCACATCGGCCATATCGATCATCACCGACCGTGTGCACCAAGAGGCACTCGATTGGCAGAACAGACCTTTGGAGAGCGTCTATTGTGTGGTATGGATGGACGGTATGGTCTTCAAGGTACGCCAGTCGGGAAAGGTCATCAACAAGACCATCTACTTGGCCGTTGGCCTGAACCGTGATGGCTACAAGGAAGTACTGGGCATGTGGCTGGGACACAACGAGTCCGCGGCCTTCTGGCAGGGCGTGCTGACCGACCTGAAGGCCCTTGGCGTGGAAGACATCCTCATTACCGTGACCGACAACCTGAACGGCTTCACGCAGTCCATAAACAATGTGTTCCCCAATGCGGACACACAGATATGCGTGGTACACCAGATACGAAACTCGGCACGCTACGTGGTATGGAAGGACAAAAAGGACTTCACTGCGGATATGAAGCATATTTACAATGCCCCCAACAGGGAAACCGCCGCACAGGAGCTTGAACGCTTTGCCGAAAAGTGGAACGACAAGTACCCCTATGCCATACGATCTTGGCGCAACAACTGGGACGAACTGACCGTGTTCTTTGACTTCCCATTGGAAATCAGGAAAATCATATACACCACCAATCTCATTGAAAACCTCAATGGGAAGATACGCAAGTACACCAAGAACAAAATGGCATTCCCAACGGACGGTGCCCTGAAAAAGTCGGTCTATCTCTCACTGCTGCAAATCAGTAAGAAATGGACACAGCCCATACACAATTGGGGGCTGATACTTAACCAGTTCTTGGTTATATTTGAAAAAAGGGTCCAACTGTAA
- a CDS encoding lipocalin family protein, whose amino-acid sequence MKKIPQKRNWTILLLSILCISVISCENDDDPKNNTETEHAATKQALIGEWKLISSTIDGEAVGLEDFSYLKESTATFNADNTYELVYRRRNGNLAATSILSGTYTVEGINSVTFFNSTSKIELVDDALQITSTTEDNKTQVDIFIKADNEELANDGESNGDIIGDENDNSDPPSSSFDGSEIISQIQGVWEITGVTDECQKKNTLEFVGSDEVIFTQHKETFNRNDLLKYNVSVTYPLQSDFSAVVTEGFNTITFDSNADCQFKKESDLSYLVEDAETIRIEESSRLTFKIIDDSTINLVYEYEDDDSNVQTIEYVYIKT is encoded by the coding sequence ATGAAAAAAATCCCACAAAAAAGAAATTGGACAATTTTACTATTGAGCATTTTATGCATTAGTGTTATCTCTTGCGAAAATGATGATGATCCTAAAAACAATACCGAAACCGAACATGCAGCCACAAAACAAGCACTGATTGGGGAATGGAAGCTTATAAGCAGTACAATTGATGGCGAAGCCGTAGGATTGGAGGATTTTTCATATCTAAAGGAATCGACTGCAACTTTTAATGCGGACAATACGTATGAGCTTGTTTATAGGAGGCGTAACGGTAATTTAGCCGCCACATCAATTTTATCCGGAACATATACGGTTGAGGGTATCAATAGCGTAACTTTTTTTAATTCTACATCCAAAATTGAACTAGTGGATGATGCGCTACAGATTACCTCCACTACGGAAGACAATAAGACACAGGTAGACATTTTTATTAAAGCTGATAATGAAGAATTGGCGAATGATGGAGAAAGTAACGGGGATATCATAGGGGACGAAAATGACAATTCGGACCCACCAAGCTCTTCCTTTGATGGTTCGGAAATTATTTCACAAATACAGGGAGTTTGGGAGATAACCGGTGTAACGGATGAATGTCAAAAAAAGAACACGCTGGAATTTGTAGGTTCGGATGAAGTTATTTTCACCCAACATAAAGAAACGTTCAATAGGAATGACCTGCTGAAGTACAATGTTAGTGTAACGTATCCGCTACAATCGGATTTTTCGGCTGTGGTTACAGAAGGGTTCAACACCATTACTTTTGATAGTAATGCGGATTGCCAGTTTAAAAAAGAGAGTGACTTAAGTTATCTGGTCGAGGATGCCGAAACCATACGAATTGAAGAATCTTCCAGACTGACTTTCAAAATTATAGACGATAGTACCATAAATTTGGTATACGAATACGAGGATGATGATTCCAATGTACAGACTATTGAGTATGTTTATATAAAAACATAA
- a CDS encoding PAS domain-containing protein, producing the protein MHEDSSVLDDLMLSLKDKGATSIYHVLPKAYIVLDLRGKILGYNPKCKDLLGLIHHDGETKNMNEFLIGENRERFMIMLELVGLMGHVNDFELEITASCGRKKVIWISSSAIYDSKKNAIAIHCLMSDMTREQMFLDQMKEELRTFSDQH; encoded by the coding sequence ATGCATGAAGATAGTTCGGTTTTGGATGATTTGATGTTGAGCCTAAAGGATAAGGGCGCAACCAGCATATACCATGTTTTGCCCAAAGCGTATATCGTTTTAGATCTCAGGGGAAAGATTCTGGGATACAATCCCAAATGCAAAGATCTGCTGGGCCTTATCCATCATGATGGGGAAACAAAAAACATGAATGAGTTTTTGATCGGTGAAAACAGAGAAAGGTTTATGATCATGCTGGAGCTTGTAGGATTAATGGGCCATGTTAATGACTTTGAACTGGAAATCACGGCGTCATGCGGGCGTAAAAAGGTCATCTGGATCAGCAGTTCGGCCATATATGATTCCAAAAAAAATGCAATTGCCATTCATTGCCTTATGTCCGACATGACCAGGGAGCAAATGTTCCTGGACCAAATGAAGGAGGAGTTGCGGACCTTTTCCGATCAGCATTGA
- a CDS encoding response regulator, producing the protein MNYLFIDDNRVQLMVLKKALEQFCSAHEIKTLDNPMAAIDLIRSRVFLPDVVVVDFNMREMDGLDFIKRMKFSDDWYSYIPIVVWTTVDCAETAKACYGSGAAGYMIKPTYYKELIGMLRVLIQYWEANLNPFTSIDKIVNQ; encoded by the coding sequence ATGAATTATTTATTTATTGACGATAACAGGGTCCAATTGATGGTATTGAAAAAGGCACTTGAGCAGTTTTGTTCGGCCCATGAAATCAAAACCCTGGACAACCCCATGGCCGCGATTGACTTGATTCGCTCCCGTGTTTTTTTGCCGGATGTAGTTGTGGTGGATTTCAATATGCGTGAAATGGATGGTTTGGACTTCATCAAAAGAATGAAGTTTTCCGATGATTGGTACAGTTATATTCCCATTGTGGTGTGGACAACTGTTGATTGTGCAGAAACGGCCAAGGCTTGTTATGGAAGTGGGGCCGCCGGTTATATGATCAAACCTACCTATTATAAGGAGCTGATCGGTATGTTGAGGGTGTTGATCCAATATTGGGAAGCCAACCTGAATCCCTTTACAAGTATTGATAAAATTGTTAATCAGTAA
- a CDS encoding LytR/AlgR family response regulator transcription factor translates to MKSRVAILVQEKFGYLPFLDELRNCGICEHDAFLCWEEMWLSEQRRKYDFILIDYHFFEMLRDDIVCYHLFHQYKFKIIFYSNISGKISTQKGNMSVDLYRIFFRPFVDLNNVMESIGNSDFPMDPRDTVLDKEKKCLSCRKDAFFLKEGYSLIKFHLDEVLCFESERNYISIYVDSKKHLIRQTLQSTMEVLPDKFYRINRSVVINIDKINKIVGNRVYIDGLNSFRPAISNKYKQNILNAVPLFNETIP, encoded by the coding sequence ATGAAAAGTAGGGTAGCAATATTGGTCCAGGAAAAATTTGGCTATTTACCGTTTTTGGATGAGCTAAGAAACTGTGGTATTTGCGAACACGATGCTTTTTTATGTTGGGAAGAGATGTGGCTCTCCGAACAGCGAAGGAAATATGATTTCATATTGATCGATTATCATTTTTTTGAGATGCTCAGGGACGACATCGTGTGTTACCACCTATTTCATCAGTATAAATTTAAGATAATCTTTTACAGTAACATCTCAGGAAAGATAAGCACTCAAAAGGGGAATATGTCCGTTGACCTGTACAGGATTTTTTTCCGCCCCTTTGTGGATCTTAATAACGTGATGGAAAGTATTGGAAACAGCGATTTTCCGATGGACCCGCGAGATACTGTTTTGGATAAGGAAAAAAAATGTCTGTCGTGCCGTAAGGATGCCTTTTTTTTGAAGGAGGGCTATTCGCTCATCAAATTCCATTTGGACGAAGTCCTCTGTTTTGAAAGTGAACGAAATTACATCTCCATTTATGTGGATAGCAAAAAACACCTGATTAGGCAGACATTGCAATCTACCATGGAGGTTTTACCGGACAAATTTTACCGGATAAATAGGTCTGTTGTCATCAATATTGATAAGATCAACAAAATTGTGGGCAATAGGGTCTATATCGATGGTTTGAATAGTTTTCGCCCTGCGATATCCAACAAGTACAAACAGAACATTTTAAACGCAGTGCCCTTGTTTAATGAAACAATACCATAG
- a CDS encoding type IX secretion system membrane protein PorP/SprF, with protein sequence MKKKKLYFFIATSIWCMQSHAQQDVTFTLYNYNMNVINPAYAGTGEKMEFTSNYRAQWAGLDDAPETWSFTLSGPMGGKVGLNDKVGLGLSIVNSSVFVLNETDVYADFSYKLQLKETVDLFLGLKAGGSAVNIDLAPIGLDTDPLFSENVSVFNPNVGVGAYLRGERYFMNISIPALLRTSRYEKESGIATQATDQMQFFMGAGYQFPLTKDIVFTPSFLTRVISDVPFSMDINGTFDLYGLLDLGLSYRLKESMSTLVFFKMSDRLRIGYAYDAAVTSVSNYRRGNHEAILKFYL encoded by the coding sequence ATGAAGAAAAAGAAATTATATTTTTTTATAGCGACCTCGATATGGTGTATGCAGTCCCATGCTCAGCAAGATGTAACATTTACACTGTACAATTATAACATGAACGTCATCAACCCGGCCTATGCGGGGACCGGCGAAAAAATGGAGTTCACCTCAAATTATAGGGCACAGTGGGCGGGTCTTGACGACGCACCCGAGACCTGGAGTTTTACGTTGAGTGGCCCAATGGGCGGAAAAGTGGGACTGAATGACAAGGTAGGTCTGGGCCTTTCAATTGTCAATAGCAGTGTGTTCGTGCTCAACGAAACGGATGTTTATGCCGATTTCTCCTATAAGCTCCAATTAAAGGAGACTGTGGATTTGTTTTTGGGGCTTAAGGCGGGAGGTTCCGCCGTTAACATAGATTTGGCGCCTATTGGACTTGATACCGACCCACTTTTTTCGGAAAATGTAAGCGTTTTCAACCCAAATGTTGGGGTGGGCGCCTATTTAAGGGGAGAACGCTATTTTATGAACATTTCCATACCAGCCCTACTAAGAACAAGTAGATACGAAAAGGAATCGGGGATTGCAACACAGGCCACCGATCAAATGCAATTTTTTATGGGAGCCGGCTATCAGTTTCCCTTGACCAAGGATATAGTCTTTACGCCCTCTTTTTTAACACGGGTAATCAGCGATGTGCCTTTCTCCATGGATATCAATGGAACGTTCGACCTGTACGGATTGTTGGACCTTGGCCTGAGCTACAGATTAAAGGAATCCATGAGTACCCTTGTATTTTTCAAGATGTCGGATAGACTCAGGATAGGGTATGCTTATGACGCCGCTGTAACTTCTGTAAGTAACTATAGAAGGGGAAATCACGAAGCGATATTGAAGTTTTACCTATAG